CACTTGAAAAGGCATAAATATTAATGGTAGCTGATCCAACTATAGTTTACGTACTAAATATTTCCTTTCAGTGAACACATGTATCTCTCGGGCAGAAaccaaatattatattaatcctTCCAAATACTAAGAGTTTTAATAGGCACGGATAAGTTTGAACTGTTGACTACATACTTGAGTAATGTTATCACTCAATCATATCACACAATCGGTTATTTAAGTACTATATATTATATCTAATTAATAATGGCCTCCCAATTTAGTAGGAAGGCCAGTAATTGTCAAGATCCATGCAATGGTCCATGCCCATGTACCTATTGCCATGAGAATTTGCACTGGCCACTTCTCCACCATACCCTACATTGTCAGCAGCAAGAGCAATATTGGGTGTCACCATGTTGGAACTGAAGTCATGATGCACTTGGGCAATTGTGTGAGCAGGAGATGGCTGTGGTGGTGGCATCATTGGCCTCAAAAGGGATTGTTGTGCTTGTGCGGTGGTAGTAGCAACTGTTCCTCCCAGATTCAAATTAAGGCCAGAAATAGTAaacccttctcctcctcctcctgctACTGGGTTGTTCAAATGAGAGTATTGCATTGGTAAGTTCATGTTCATCACATTCACATTTGTGGGTCCACCACCTCTCAAAACCCTAGTCACTTCAGCTACCTCTGAAGGGTTCATCATGTAGTTTCTTCCATAAAGGAAATGAGCAGCAGCAGCAGGGTCTGCAAGGTGCATCATTGGTGGTGGTGGCATAATGCTAGGGCCAACTTCCAGACTAAAaggattcagattcaatgctctGATGTGGCTGGAAGAGGGGAACTTTTTTGCACCAGCACTCTTGCGGAATACCCTGCAAACCACCCATTCATCCTGCTGTGTATATGAGAGTGTACGTGAGTGTTAATGTTGGAAAATGATGCTTTGACACCCTAAAAATGTGTTTACATATCCTTAGAAGAAGTGAGAGATAAGGAGTAATAGAAAGTAGGTAATAACAAACCTGAGGGATGTCGTAATGAGAAAAGAAGAGACAAAATAGAAAGGAGAGTAGAAAGGAGAGAGTGGCGATATTTTGAAACCCCATGAATATTTCAAACACCCCAccgataattttttaattttttatattcttttctttttatcacattatataatctattatacattttttttattctctttctctCACTAGGTGTCTTTTAGTATTTAGATGTCAAAAGGTATTTTCCAATGGGAAATAAGGTGGTAGGAAGTAAAAGAGttgtaaaaataatgtaaagttACATAAATAATCAATCACATTCTCttctcattatattttttttcttatatcgtttttattttttatagccttaattaagttttttatacatgaaaaataattcatttttatattattatctatcattcattttttcaattaaatatctgaaaaaaatttatgtttcaatttattatcTATCGTTATTCTCCTTCTGTTGAGTAATGATTTGGGTATTTTTTGGATAGCTTTCAAATATTGTTCATGATTAAATAGGTAGAGATACGTGGACAGTTAATATGATTATAGTTATTAATaagtaatattataaatttattttgtaattcgATACAAATTAAGTCATGTTTAGGATTTTTAAggtcatttaattgattttattcgGATTATTATATAAAggtatatattttctaataaatttatttagctTGTAAAGAAAGAATATACATGTTAGCAAGTAAAGAGTTTAAGTCGACAATAATTGCGTCTACTCTTGTagcgtaaatacaacttcaTCCAAATGTATAAgcagttttatttggtttacaTAAAAAGAAACGACTATTTCACACTCTTTGGGTTACGCCTCATTTCTACCCACCCACAGGGTTTTAAAATGCTAATCGCAATTGAGATTTGAAAATTTGCACAGGTAAatgagtttaaatgtaatgttaTGACTATACAAGTaattgaaaggagagaaaaaaataaagagaaatatataatatttttttcttttcatttctttaattttgatgtttcagttttttattttttcctcaaaataattactatttaaaaaattcagagtctaattaatattttttttataaatatatctttatttataatactCACAACTAGTAATGTAGACATCATAAATAAAggtattaaataagaaaattttagtttatatataatatttttttagtttcattaaatatttcttaattccAGTATGATAAccctaaacataaaaagaaatgagaaggatgaaatataaaatagtgAGTGAAAAAAATCATCATCCCTACATAATTGGAGGATATTATTCTATGCTTGCTTGTCTATTAATTTATACCTTGTTGGTTCTGAAGCTGCTGGATTTTGAATGAATGCGGTATTCATGCATGACCCAGTTGCTTTTCTCTCCTCTGGGAGCCCTGCCTTTGTAGAAAACCAAAGTCTTCTTCATACCAACCAACTCCGATGTAGCACTGTTGAGGATCTCTTTGTCTTTTCCTGTGGTTTTCCAGTACCCTGTGTTCGTGGCTCGGTTGGTTCTAACACCCGTTGGGTACTTACGATCTCTTAGACTGAAGAAGTACCATTCTTTTTGTCCCATTTTCGCCTTCTCTatttcacagaaacaatttaataaaaatatattaatagagGAAATTAACTGATGCTAATTAGTCAGAATAAATTAGATAGGAAtgtttaataatttcattttgcttactaaagaaaaagattttaatGTTTAATGTGGAAAATAATTTGCTTTAGATAATGGAGGATGCTATCAAATTAAGTATATATAGTACGTAAATCTTCAACCAAATCACAAGACAAACTTATACaccttaaaattatatatatatatgatgaaatTGGAATACGTGCATCAATAACTTGCTTGTGAAAAGGGTGTGATATCTTGTATATCATATAGAAACCCTAGATGCATGGCGTTGACTATTTTCAGAACAGCATGTATGGAAATTAGACCAGGAGAAATATGTAAGTACTAAAATTGATGAACAAATTTAGCAAATATATACAGTATATTGATGGATCTGTAATttcttgataaataaatatgcaaagGATAATGAAAAGTGCAAAATCCAATGAATTTTTGCAACTATTTATAGCATACGCATGAATCTACATATGAATTTCTAATTAAACGAAAAACAAGGTTTTATGTAAGATAAACTACCCGGAAGCTCCCATGGCTCACATTTGTTGAGATCTACATCAGCTATTGCTTTGCCTGTAAAATTAGAATCTGAAATCTTGTTTGTAAGATAGTAAGAGATGAGTTCTTCATCGGTCGGATGAAACCGAAATCCTGGTGGGAGGGTTTCCTCCTTCTCATGATTCCCTTCCATTTCAATATCCTTACCCTCTTTGGTAATAACTTCCTTGTCTTTctgtaacataaaaaaaataacatcatgtATTGATGTACAAATTGCTATAAGagcttcaaattttgaaaattaaaagccAGATGTATAAAtggttaaagaaaattaaactaCATAGCTAGAAAGCGCtctgattttatatataaatcccttattcaaaaacaaagaaagcaaTAATTGTAAAATCAATTATAGGATCTGTTTGAATAATGACTTGCTGCTTACTTGCATGgagagaaaaacttttcttcaATTCAGGGTTTGATGCTTTATATGAGCAAGGTTATTCACAAGAAACACTGACTTGAGGGTTACTACAATTGATTTCCTAGTGTAAAGGAGATTCAGGGGGATGGAGCTTTCTAATTAGTAATCACCACCATGCATGAGAAGTTAAAGAATTTAAGTACAAAGTCATTGAAGAATACAGACAAGTGTGTTTGTGAAGCTTTAACCAAACGTGGGTCTTTTAACCTTCTTGTTGCATTGAACAGCTGTGAATTCCGAGAAAGATACCTAGACTTGAAGTAAAATGACAATCTTGACCTTGTTGTCGTATGTTGTGTTTCAATGAACTATTCTATGCAATCGGAAAATGTTGAAAGTTTCGAAGTCCAACAACTGAATATATTTCTTGAATTATCAATTTTCTTCATGTCACGTGTATTAAGTTATATAACATACTAATTATAGAAGTATACAATACcataaacttaaaaaagaaaacatccaaaatatatgaaaattaagatATATGACAAACATTCCTAGATCATATGCATGTGTGTCATTAATACGTTAATCAATTGCAAATATGCTAATAAAATAAGACGTTAATAAGTATGCACTAAGTGTAGGCttctttgttaaaaaatgtgTAGGTTCCTACACTGcta
The genomic region above belongs to Glycine max cultivar Williams 82 chromosome 14, Glycine_max_v4.0, whole genome shotgun sequence and contains:
- the NAC176 gene encoding NAC domain-containing protein 59 isoform X4, coding for MQKDKEVITKEGKDIEMEGNHEKEETLPPGFRFHPTDEELISYYLTNKISDSNFTGKAIADVDLNKCEPWELPEKAKMGQKEWYFFSLRDRKYPTGVRTNRATNTGYWKTTGKDKEILNSATSELVGMKKTLVFYKGRAPRGEKSNWVMHEYRIHSKSSSFRTNKDEWVVCRVFRKSAGAKKFPSSSHIRALNLNPFSLEVGPSIMPPPPMMHLADPAAAAHFLYGRNYMMNPSEVAEVTRVLRGGGPTNVNVMNMNLPMQYSHLNNPVAGGGGEGFTISGLNLNLGGTVATTTAQAQQSLLRPMMPPPQPSPAHTIAQVHHDFSSNMVTPNIALAADNVGYGGEVASANSHGNRYMGMDHCMDLDNYWPSY
- the NAC176 gene encoding NAC domain-containing protein 59 isoform X1 gives rise to the protein MLQKDKEVITKEGKDIEMEGNHEKEETLPPGFRFHPTDEELISYYLTNKISDSNFTGKAIADVDLNKCEPWELPEKAKMGQKEWYFFSLRDRKYPTGVRTNRATNTGYWKTTGKDKEILNSATSELVGMKKTLVFYKGRAPRGEKSNWVMHEYRIHSKSSSFRTNKQDEWVVCRVFRKSAGAKKFPSSSHIRALNLNPFSLEVGPSIMPPPPMMHLADPAAAAHFLYGRNYMMNPSEVAEVTRVLRGGGPTNVNVMNMNLPMQYSHLNNPVAGGGGEGFTISGLNLNLGGTVATTTAQAQQSLLRPMMPPPQPSPAHTIAQVHHDFSSNMVTPNIALAADNVGYGGEVASANSHGNRYMGMDHCMDLDNYWPSY
- the NAC176 gene encoding NAC domain-containing protein 59 isoform X3, which gives rise to MLQKDKEVITKEGKDIEMEGNHEKEETLPPGFRFHPTDEELISYYLTNKISDSNFTGKAIADVDLNKCEPWELPEKAKMGQKEWYFFSLRDRKYPTGVRTNRATNTGYWKTTGKDKEILNSATSELVGMKKTLVFYKGRAPRGEKSNWVMHEYRIHSKSSSFRTNKDEWVVCRVFRKSAGAKKFPSSSHIRALNLNPFSLEVGPSIMPPPPMMHLADPAAAAHFLYGRNYMMNPSEVAEVTRVLRGGGPTNVNVMNMNLPMQYSHLNNPVAGGGGEGFTISGLNLNLGGTVATTTAQAQQSLLRPMMPPPQPSPAHTIAQVHHDFSSNMVTPNIALAADNVGYGGEVASANSHGNRYMGMDHCMDLDNYWPSY
- the NAC176 gene encoding NAC domain-containing protein 59 isoform X2, with product MQKDKEVITKEGKDIEMEGNHEKEETLPPGFRFHPTDEELISYYLTNKISDSNFTGKAIADVDLNKCEPWELPEKAKMGQKEWYFFSLRDRKYPTGVRTNRATNTGYWKTTGKDKEILNSATSELVGMKKTLVFYKGRAPRGEKSNWVMHEYRIHSKSSSFRTNKQDEWVVCRVFRKSAGAKKFPSSSHIRALNLNPFSLEVGPSIMPPPPMMHLADPAAAAHFLYGRNYMMNPSEVAEVTRVLRGGGPTNVNVMNMNLPMQYSHLNNPVAGGGGEGFTISGLNLNLGGTVATTTAQAQQSLLRPMMPPPQPSPAHTIAQVHHDFSSNMVTPNIALAADNVGYGGEVASANSHGNRYMGMDHCMDLDNYWPSY